Proteins encoded within one genomic window of Parolsenella massiliensis:
- a CDS encoding hemolysin family protein, translated as MGVALSIILTLVLTIANGYFSMSESALVAAKRAVLEHDADEGDKRAKVALELSGDSGQFLAAIQVAITLVGFFSAMVASTTLSDPLAAWLISLGAPAGICTAVAPIVITVIVSYVSIVAGELVPKRIALANAESVAKSVSPFLRGFSRAVAPLVWLTSKSADGLSRLLGIKSADDRQEVSEEEIRYMVTDADELSDKEKSMIHEIFDLGDAIAREVMVPRVDLTAVEDTETLGQVLALMRRTGYSRIPVFHEDIDRIVGVAHIKDILGPIVDKDAADKPVRDFVRDPVFVPDTKDIIPLLSEMQQRHDQMAIVVDEYGGTAGVITIEDIVEEVVGEIEDEFDPDNKYLTRLSEREWLVDGRFSIDDARDLGWPIEDSDEYETVAGFVLELADSVPSPGDAFEVEGYTFRVQSMRGRRIALLRVTAPAPQPKPEESE; from the coding sequence ATGGGAGTAGCGCTCAGCATCATCCTCACGCTCGTTCTCACCATCGCCAACGGCTACTTCTCGATGTCGGAGTCCGCGCTCGTCGCGGCGAAGCGCGCCGTTCTCGAGCATGACGCGGACGAGGGCGACAAGCGCGCCAAGGTGGCGCTCGAGCTCTCCGGGGACTCCGGCCAGTTCCTCGCGGCCATCCAGGTGGCTATCACGCTCGTGGGCTTCTTCTCGGCCATGGTGGCCTCCACCACGCTGTCCGACCCGCTTGCCGCGTGGCTCATCTCGCTGGGCGCCCCGGCTGGCATCTGCACCGCGGTCGCACCCATCGTCATCACGGTCATCGTCTCCTATGTCTCCATCGTGGCCGGCGAGCTCGTTCCCAAGCGCATCGCGCTGGCCAACGCCGAGTCCGTGGCAAAGTCGGTCTCGCCGTTCCTGCGCGGCTTCTCCCGCGCGGTGGCCCCGCTTGTGTGGCTCACGTCAAAGTCTGCCGACGGCCTGAGCCGCCTTCTGGGCATCAAGTCCGCCGATGACCGCCAGGAGGTCTCCGAGGAGGAGATACGCTACATGGTGACGGACGCGGACGAGCTCTCCGACAAGGAGAAGTCGATGATCCACGAGATCTTCGACCTGGGAGACGCCATTGCCCGCGAGGTCATGGTGCCGCGCGTGGACCTCACCGCCGTCGAGGACACCGAGACCCTGGGCCAGGTCCTCGCCCTCATGCGCCGTACGGGCTACTCGCGCATTCCGGTGTTCCACGAGGACATCGACCGCATCGTGGGCGTGGCCCACATCAAGGACATCCTGGGCCCCATCGTCGACAAGGACGCGGCCGACAAGCCCGTCCGCGACTTCGTTCGTGACCCGGTCTTTGTGCCCGACACCAAGGACATCATCCCGCTGCTCTCCGAGATGCAGCAGCGTCATGACCAGATGGCCATCGTCGTGGACGAGTACGGCGGAACGGCCGGCGTCATCACGATCGAGGACATCGTCGAGGAAGTCGTGGGAGAGATCGAGGACGAGTTCGACCCCGACAACAAGTACCTCACGCGCCTGTCGGAGCGCGAATGGCTCGTTGACGGCCGCTTCTCCATCGACGACGCCCGCGACCTGGGCTGGCCCATCGAGGACTCCGACGAGTACGAGACGGTGGCCGGCTTCGTCCTCGAGCTCGCGGACTCCGTGCCCAGCCCCGGGGACGCCTTCGAGGTCGAGGGCTACACGTTCCGCGTGCAGTCCATGCGCGGCCGCCGCATCGCGCTGCTGCGCGTCACGGCGCCCGCTCCGCAGCCAAAGCCCGAGGAGTCTGAGTAG